One Desulfobulbaceae bacterium genomic window, TATTCCGTAATTTAACTTTACAGGCGGTAATTTGTTTTTTTCTTTGCGTTATCCCCTTTCAAGCACGTGCAGAATTGGATATTTCCGAAATTAGAGAGGCTGCGAGTCAGGGAGATGCAGATGCTCAGTATCTTTTGGGAATGTCGTACGCCGAAGGTCAGGATATCTCTAAAGATGAAATTAATGCTTACGCTTGGTCTAGTCTTGCGGCAATGCAAGGTGTAGAAGCCGCTGCAAAGCATAGGGATAACATAGCTGGTAATTTTTCTATCAAGCAACTCCATGAAGCGCAAGCGCTAGCCGAAGAGTATCAGGCCAAGATTGATAAGCAAATGAAACGGCCGCCCTCTTTACGATTTCGGACATCTTCTGTGTCCTCTGTTGCAACTAATGCAGAACTCCGCTCTTGGCTCCAAAATGTCAAGCCTGCCGCAGGTGGTGAATAGGTTTGACAACCCATCCTTTTTTCTGTAATTGCTTCCACTCCATTATGCTTGCGAAGTTTTCACCTTAATCCTGATGGCGTCGCAAAAAGTCCGATCTACGGCGTCCCCGTCCAACATCAGCGGGGATTGAACTGAATTGCGTGGCGGTTTTGTTCGTTCGGCATACCATATGTATTGCCTCACTCACAAAACACACCCCGCGCCTTGTATGTCGGCCCTTTTACTTAGCCATCGCGTGGCTTTTTGCGAGACTGTCAATCCTGAGCTGCTTCCGATATCTGGTTGCTGATAAGGCGGTTCCCTCCACTTGCATTAGAGTGTTGCGAAGGAGTCCTTTGTTCGCTGAAAGATTTTCATTTATTTAATGGATAGAATGGATTTTACGATCAGCAGAATCCAGGGGGTTCCGTGTAGGAAGAAGTCGAACCAGTCTACCGGGCGGACGAGTTGCCCTTTGGCTAGCAGCTGAAGTTTTTCCCAGATGTGGGGAGGGTTGAATGGGGCGAGGCCGATGGTCAGGCAGGCGATGACTAGCACCGACCAAGGGATGTTGGCGAGAATTTTTTCCATGGTACCGTTTACTTGCCTCCTGGAGGTTTAGTTTGATTTTGGTAAGGCACTTTCAATTGTTTCTGTCCTTATTTCTTATTTCTGGCGACAGGGACGTCTGATTTTACAGAGCTTCCATGAAGAGTGGTTACTTGTAGTCTTAAGGAAGTTACAGTATTTTGTTAAAAACTCTATCCCCTTTTATATTTTTTGTATACAAGGAGATTCCCGCATTAACGGGTACTCGCCGCGATTAACACCGAGGGTTTGGGTAATCGTGATAAAAGTTTCTTAATTTACCAATCAAGGAGAAGGCATGAAAGTGAGAGGCGTAATGATTTTTGGTATGATGCTGATGGCAACCACGGCTATTGCTGCCGAAAAAATGGAGTTAAAGACCCCTAAAGACAAGGTGAGCTATGCCATCGGAATGGATATGGCTAACAGCCTTAAGCAAAATAATATCGATGTCAGTCCGGACATCTTGGGTAAGGCTATTAAGGATGTCTTGACCGGACAACAACTTGTTATGACCGACGATGAAGCCAAAGCTTCCTTGATGAATCTGCAGAAGGAGATGCAGGATAAGCAGCAATCTGAGATGAAAGCGGTAGGCGATAAGAACGTAAAGGAAGGCGATGCATTCTTGGCAGAAAATAAGAAAAAGGACGGGGTTAAGACAACTGCCAGTGGTTTGCAGTATCAGGTGATGGCTGAAGGTAAAGGCAAATCGCCCAAGGAGACGGATATGGTTACTGTTCAGTATAAGGGGACGTTGCTTGACGGAACCGAGTTTGACAGTTCCTATGTTCGTGGTCAACCCGCCACTTTTCCTGTTAATGGCGTGATTAAAGGCTGGACCGAGGCCCTTCAATTGATGAAAGAAGGGGCCAAATGGAAACTTTTCATCCCGGCGGGTTTGGCTTACGGAGAGAGTGGAACCCAAGGTGGGCCTATCGGACCTAATGCGACACTGATCTTCGAGGTGGAGTTGGTTTCTGTTCAGGAGAAATAACTGAAGGAAGGTGCGAGCGCCGATTATTTCGGGCTTGTGCTGAAAATTTCCAAGCGGGGCTTTCCATTTTTTGGAAGGCCCCGTCTTCTTTAGGAGCTGCATAAAACGTGTCCTGACTGCATTCTCCTTGATATTA contains:
- a CDS encoding sel1 repeat family protein, with protein sequence MGKRIFRNLTLQAVICFFLCVIPFQARAELDISEIREAASQGDADAQYLLGMSYAEGQDISKDEINAYAWSSLAAMQGVEAAAKHRDNIAGNFSIKQLHEAQALAEEYQAKIDKQMKRPPSLRFRTSSVSSVATNAELRSWLQNVKPAAGGE
- a CDS encoding RND transporter, which gives rise to MEKILANIPWSVLVIACLTIGLAPFNPPHIWEKLQLLAKGQLVRPVDWFDFFLHGTPWILLIVKSILSIK
- a CDS encoding FKBP-type peptidyl-prolyl cis-trans isomerase, whose protein sequence is MATTAIAAEKMELKTPKDKVSYAIGMDMANSLKQNNIDVSPDILGKAIKDVLTGQQLVMTDDEAKASLMNLQKEMQDKQQSEMKAVGDKNVKEGDAFLAENKKKDGVKTTASGLQYQVMAEGKGKSPKETDMVTVQYKGTLLDGTEFDSSYVRGQPATFPVNGVIKGWTEALQLMKEGAKWKLFIPAGLAYGESGTQGGPIGPNATLIFEVELVSVQEK